In the Purpureocillium takamizusanense chromosome 5, complete sequence genome, one interval contains:
- a CDS encoding uncharacterized protein (COG:S~EggNog:ENOG503Q4M4) yields MQSADRDHFFETDASQAQRERKAAKASNKHGNPVEMKSKILAAVSDPASPLASIFIAESAGYVRRVNLESSQVTSTYRGPRAPVTCLAVGGAESKTIFAGSWDKDIWSWDIETMQPRRKYSGHSDFVKSVITARLSGRDILISGGADKKIMVWDVDTGRRIHTIQDPTTTLLAVQHLATDPVLSTLDQLVLVCASSDPHIRRWKVTADGHEQIAESFHDRPDAERLTIEEHDTSVYKLLFETNDEGGDVDLWTASADGTAKCLARSRNFVAEDTFLHGDYVRAVLVTEQWVVTAGRDENVKVWDKATGKLYCTLVGHYEEVTDMVLLQNAYGQPQSICSVSIDRTIRTWPLAKTELDSLVKEIEEPPKSNSEEKSNDGSGEGLLTAEEEAELAELMDD; encoded by the exons atgcagTCCGCCGACAGGGACCACTTCTTCGAGACCGA CGCCTCGCAGGCCCAGCGAGAGAGAAAGGCTGCCAAGGCGAGCAACAAGCATGGCAATCCCGTAGAAATGAAGTCCAAGATCTTGGCAGCCGTCTCGGATCCCGCCTCACCCCTGGCATCGATATTCATCGCCGAGTCTGCGGGCTACGTTCGTCGCGTGAACCTTGAG TCTTCGCAAGTAACAAGCACCTACCGAGGACCTCGGGCACCGGTCACATGTTTGGCCGTGGGGGGTGCCGAGAGCAAGACTATCTTCGCAGGCTCATGGGACAAGGACATATGGTCCTGGGACATCGAAACAATGCAGCCCAGACGGAAATACAGCGGCCATTCGGACTTTGTCAAGAGCGTCATCACTGCCCGTCTCTCGGGTAGGGACATCCTGATAAGTGGCGGCGCAGACAAGAAGATCATGGTCTGGGACGTCGACACTGGCCGGCGGATACATACCATCCAAGACCCGACGACAACATTACTCGCCGTGCAGCATCTTGCGACGGACCCCGTCTTGAGCAcgctcgaccagctcgtACTTGTCTGTGCGAGCAGTGATCCACACATCCGGCGATGGAAGGTCACCGCCGATGGGCACGAACAGATAGCTGAGTCGTTTCATGATCGGCCCGACGCGGAGCGCCTCACTATTGAGGAGCACGACACGAGTGTGTACAAGCTTCTGTTCGAGACgaacgacgagggcggcgatgtggACCTGTGGACGGCAAGCGCCGACGGCACAGCCAAGTGTCTTGCAAGGTCTCGGAATTTCGTGGCCGAGGACACCTTCTTGCATGGCGACTACGTCCGTGCCGTGTTGGTGACTGAGCAGTGGGTCGTGACGGCCGGACGAGACGAAAACGTCAAGGTCTGGGACAAAGCTACGGGGAAGCTGTATTGCACCCTCGTAGGACACTATGAGGAGGTCACGGACATGGTATTACTGCAGAATGCCTATGGACAGCCGCAAAGTATTTGCAGCGTTAGTATCGACCGCACGATTCGCACATGGCCTCTTGCGAAGACCGAACTGGACTCTTTAGTCAAGGAGATCGAGGAGCCACCCAAGTCAAACAGCGAAGAGAAATCCAACGATGGCAGTGGAGAGGGTCTGTTGAcagcggaggaggaagctgAACTAGCAGAGCTTATGGATGACTAG